One Oenanthe melanoleuca isolate GR-GAL-2019-014 chromosome 3, OMel1.0, whole genome shotgun sequence DNA segment encodes these proteins:
- the LOC130251036 gene encoding serine protease 55-like produces the protein MQVMSWGTAELGESAGPGWIEMLLLTLSSLASLSSSGQAGFVSQHSQHRRDAEYSHVGCGLRPSFESFQKTGKRIGTGTDVKPGEFPWLVSIQSQGKHICGGSIISALWILTAAHCFAHELPPDLTVAVGGVDLSLPLEEHSPDSLILHEEFNRSSLQNDIALIQLSSPIEFSQEKSPLCLPFVCDILTWQHCWAAGWENTTAASQVLQKTQMELVSREKCLQQIPQLVGSVVCAETEQGGGGGGGGGGCKVDSGAPLVCSYWNTMKWFQVGITTGGKPNHRILTPVCSYQKWIEKETAIRGKPFFTEGVDNGRLRVARSRAGTQVVLLEYCLLLFIFLIAAKLP, from the exons ATGCAGGTGATgtcctggggcactgctgagctgggggagagtGCTGGACCAGGATGGATTGAgatgctgctcctcaccctctCCAGTTTggcttccctgagcagcagtggcCAGGCAGGGTTTGTTTCTCAGCATTCTCAGCACAGAAGAGATGCAGAATATTCACATGTGG GGTGTGGCCTCCGACCATCCTTCGAGTCCTTCCAGAAAACCGGCAAGAGGATTGGCACCGGGACAGACGTCAAGCCTGGGGAATTCCCGTGGCTTGTGAGCATCCAGAGCCAGGGGAAGCACATCTGTGGGGGCTCCATCATCAGTGCCCTGTGGATTCTGACTGCTGCCCACTGCTTTGCACACGAGCT gcCACCAGACCTGACAGTGGCCGTGGGGGGAGTGGACCTCAGCCTGCCCCTGGaagagcacagccctgacagcCTGATCCTGCACGAGGAGTTCAACAGAAGCAGCCTGCAGAACGACATTGCCCTGAtccagctcagcagccccaTCGAgttcagccaggagaagagccccctgtgcctgcccttTGTGTGTGACATCCTGacctggcagcactgctgggctgctggctgggagaaCACCACTGCAG catcccaggtgctgcagaaaacacagatggaGCTGGTGAGCAGGGAGAAATGCCTGCAGCAGATCCCACAGCTGGTGGGGAGTGTGGTGTGTGCTGAGACagagcaaggaggaggaggaggaggaggaggaggaggctgcaag gtGGACAGCGGGGCACCCCTGGTCTGCAGCTACTGGAACACCATGAAGTGGTTCCAGGTCGGCATCACCACGGGAGGAAAGCCAAACCACAGGATTTTAACACCTGTCTGCAGCTACCAGAAGTGGATTGAGAAGGAAACAGCCATCAGGGGAAAACCTTTCTTCACTGAGGGGGTGGACAATGGACGTCTCAGGGTCGCTCGTTCCAGGGCTGGAACACAGGTGGTGCTTTTGGAGTATTGTCTTCTTTTATTCATCTTTTTAATAGCAGCTAAATTACCCTGA